From Marivirga harenae, one genomic window encodes:
- the hemB gene encoding porphobilinogen synthase: MLIRPRRNRKSKAIREMVEETTLTTKDFIFPLFLLEGQKRKVEVDSMPGIYRFSIDLMLKEIEACLKLGIKSFDVFPVVEEKHKDKMATKSADENFFYLKALKEIKSSFPEACIMTDVAMDPYSSDGHDGIVDENGNILNDETLDVLADMALAQAATGIDIIGPSDMMDGRVEYIRDVLDENGFENTSIMSYCAKYASAFYGPFRDALDSAPKSGDKKTYQMNPANKYEALIEAELDAQEGADFLMVKPALAYLDVIHLLKENNELPIAAYNVSGEYSLIKAAAEKGWLDGEAAMMESLLSIKRAGADVILSYFAKEAAQVLRK, encoded by the coding sequence ATGTTAATAAGACCAAGAAGAAACCGTAAATCAAAAGCCATTCGTGAAATGGTCGAAGAAACGACCCTCACTACCAAAGATTTTATCTTCCCTTTGTTTTTATTAGAAGGCCAAAAGAGAAAAGTGGAGGTCGATAGTATGCCCGGGATTTATCGTTTTTCAATTGACTTGATGCTGAAAGAAATAGAAGCCTGTCTAAAGCTGGGAATTAAATCATTTGACGTCTTTCCTGTGGTTGAAGAAAAACATAAGGATAAAATGGCAACTAAAAGTGCTGATGAGAACTTTTTCTACTTGAAAGCTTTAAAAGAAATTAAGTCTAGTTTTCCAGAGGCTTGCATTATGACAGATGTAGCCATGGACCCATACAGCAGTGATGGGCATGATGGCATAGTGGACGAAAATGGCAATATTCTCAATGATGAAACGCTGGATGTTTTGGCAGACATGGCTTTGGCACAAGCCGCAACAGGAATTGATATAATTGGTCCATCTGATATGATGGATGGCAGGGTAGAATATATTAGAGATGTCTTAGATGAAAATGGTTTTGAAAATACGTCCATTATGAGTTATTGTGCTAAATATGCATCTGCTTTTTACGGTCCCTTCCGTGATGCCTTGGACTCTGCACCGAAATCTGGTGATAAAAAAACCTACCAAATGAATCCGGCTAATAAATATGAAGCTTTAATTGAAGCTGAGTTAGATGCGCAAGAAGGAGCAGATTTTTTAATGGTTAAACCCGCCTTAGCCTATTTGGATGTGATTCACTTGCTGAAAGAGAACAATGAATTACCAATAGCTGCCTATAATGTAAGTGGCGAATACAGTCTTATTAAAGCAGCTGCTGAGAAAGGCTGGCTAGATGGAGAAGCCGCAATGATGGAAAGTTTATTGAGTATCAAAAGAGCAGGTGCAGATGTGATATTAAGCTATTTTGCAAAAGAAGCTGCTCAAGTATTGAGAAAATAG
- a CDS encoding 5'-nucleotidase, lipoprotein e(P4) family: protein MRPVIFIIATLFFSSCDHFSSKKSLSSAEKLSLQLGNATLWFQQSAEMELSFLQAYDKGKMLLKMKMDTLTTSAFPPAVVLDLDETVLDNSPFEARLFLEGENYSSESWGKWCTEAKAEALPGAIDFLNFADSLGVKIFYISNRKINVFEPTLKNLKTLKLPQAEKDHLFLRTTKSDKSERREMVAARHNILLYVGDNLTDYSQKFAERDSTLGKNLVKKNYKEVLHNFIILPNPMYGEWESAIYENDFARTYEEKIEMRRKVIDAAN, encoded by the coding sequence ATGCGTCCTGTAATTTTCATCATCGCCACCTTGTTTTTTAGCTCTTGCGATCATTTTTCAAGCAAAAAATCTCTCAGTTCGGCTGAAAAGCTATCCTTGCAATTAGGCAATGCTACTTTATGGTTTCAACAATCTGCCGAAATGGAGTTATCCTTTCTACAGGCATACGATAAAGGGAAAATGTTACTGAAAATGAAAATGGACACCTTAACCACTTCGGCTTTCCCTCCCGCAGTTGTACTTGATTTAGATGAAACTGTTCTGGATAACAGTCCTTTTGAGGCAAGATTATTTTTAGAAGGAGAAAATTACAGTTCAGAAAGTTGGGGAAAATGGTGCACAGAGGCCAAGGCTGAGGCGCTGCCTGGGGCCATTGACTTTTTAAATTTTGCTGATAGTTTAGGAGTAAAGATTTTCTATATCTCCAACAGAAAAATAAACGTCTTCGAACCAACGCTGAAAAACTTAAAAACACTTAAGTTGCCACAAGCTGAAAAAGACCATTTATTCTTACGGACAACAAAAAGTGATAAGTCAGAGAGACGAGAAATGGTTGCGGCCAGGCACAACATACTCTTATATGTTGGAGATAATCTGACAGATTACAGTCAGAAATTTGCAGAAAGAGATTCTACATTAGGAAAAAATTTAGTTAAGAAAAATTATAAAGAAGTACTACACAATTTCATAATACTTCCTAATCCAATGTACGGAGAATGGGAATCAGCAATTTATGAAAATGACTTCGCTAGAACTTACGAAGAAAAAATTGAAATGAGGAGAAAAGTCATTGACGCTGCAAACTGA
- a CDS encoding ATP-binding protein encodes MRIRSVLIIFVNLLLLSQVPVMGQTESWHQAQKQGHAKLNLHWYISNPFIYKNQSGNPEGLEVEILESFQIYIQNKYNVTLELKWIENNSFNNILEHISSEPKPNSFGVSAFSITEKRNTIVDFTKPYLSDVAVLVSSKGTPIVRTLGEINKMMSQMTAVTIKGTTYEQFLLQLRKQLNLDFEILYIESDKNILDEISQDDDRFGFIDLPIYLMLIKGGGTLTRQNFFTIKGNGYAFIAPKNSDWIEIFNEFLADPKTSTKLANITSKYMGPELYNFIDGLYGQENLGASILTKEKEIQLEQLKNANLLIEKEKNTRVTYIIIAIVTTGLLAIIIILFYREQKVAKILSRKNKQIERQQQSIQNKNEQLSNRNLQLTNLNEEKNNLVKILAHDLRSPINQITGLLEILKVGNKNFKDDDLKIIHQAKDSAERLNQMITKILDFDALEGNRMKVIPEDINIKELLKSVKNDLKVSADKKKIKIHYNSQANISLKSDHLFLTQILENIVVNAIKFSERGTDIFVDAQRKKGNIIFSVRDEGPGLTDEDKSMIFKKFQKLSAQPTGGENSTGLGLSIVKKYVDLLNGEVWVESEEHKGSTFYVALPIS; translated from the coding sequence ATGAGAATTCGAAGTGTCCTGATCATTTTTGTAAATCTCTTGCTTCTTTCGCAAGTTCCGGTGATGGGTCAGACTGAAAGCTGGCACCAAGCTCAAAAACAAGGTCATGCCAAACTAAATTTACATTGGTACATCTCTAATCCGTTTATTTACAAAAACCAGAGTGGAAATCCTGAAGGACTAGAGGTAGAGATTTTAGAATCATTTCAAATCTATATTCAAAACAAATATAATGTTACCCTTGAGTTAAAATGGATTGAAAATAATAGTTTTAATAACATCTTAGAGCATATTAGCTCTGAACCAAAGCCTAATTCATTTGGGGTTTCAGCCTTTTCAATAACTGAGAAACGGAACACTATAGTAGATTTTACAAAACCATACTTATCGGATGTTGCCGTACTGGTATCAAGTAAAGGCACCCCAATAGTTCGGACATTAGGGGAAATCAACAAAATGATGTCTCAAATGACGGCAGTCACCATTAAGGGAACTACTTATGAGCAATTTCTTTTGCAATTGAGAAAACAGCTGAACTTAGATTTTGAGATTTTATACATTGAATCTGATAAAAACATCCTTGATGAGATTAGTCAGGATGACGATCGATTCGGATTTATAGACTTACCTATATACCTGATGTTGATTAAAGGAGGAGGAACATTGACACGACAAAACTTCTTCACTATAAAAGGTAATGGGTATGCTTTTATTGCCCCTAAAAACAGCGACTGGATAGAAATTTTCAATGAATTTCTTGCGGATCCCAAAACCAGTACCAAACTGGCAAATATTACTTCCAAATACATGGGGCCGGAACTCTATAATTTTATAGACGGCCTATATGGACAAGAGAATTTAGGTGCTTCTATTCTGACTAAGGAAAAAGAAATTCAATTGGAGCAATTAAAGAATGCCAATTTATTAATAGAAAAAGAAAAAAATACCCGCGTCACTTACATTATAATAGCTATTGTTACTACTGGTTTATTGGCTATCATTATTATACTCTTCTATAGAGAACAAAAAGTAGCGAAAATACTGAGTCGCAAAAACAAACAAATAGAGCGACAACAACAAAGTATTCAAAATAAAAATGAACAGTTGTCTAATCGAAATTTACAATTGACTAATTTAAATGAAGAAAAAAATAACTTAGTAAAGATTCTGGCCCACGATTTACGATCTCCAATTAATCAAATTACAGGACTGCTGGAGATATTAAAGGTAGGAAACAAAAATTTCAAAGATGATGATTTAAAAATAATACATCAAGCAAAGGATTCAGCCGAAAGATTGAACCAAATGATAACTAAGATCCTGGATTTTGATGCACTGGAGGGGAATAGAATGAAGGTTATTCCCGAAGATATTAATATAAAAGAATTGCTAAAATCGGTAAAAAATGATTTAAAAGTTTCTGCCGATAAAAAGAAAATAAAAATACATTATAATTCGCAGGCAAACATCTCACTAAAATCTGATCATCTTTTTCTTACCCAAATTTTAGAAAATATTGTAGTAAATGCCATCAAATTTTCTGAACGAGGCACCGATATTTTTGTAGATGCACAGCGAAAAAAGGGTAACATAATATTTTCAGTGCGGGACGAAGGTCCTGGCCTCACAGATGAAGATAAATCAATGATATTTAAAAAATTTCAAAAATTAAGTGCACAACCCACGGGTGGTGAAAACTCTACAGGTTTAGGTTTATCAATAGTTAAGAAGTATGTGGATTTACTGAATGGCGAAGTCTGGGTAGAATCAGAAGAACACAAGGGAAGTACATTTTACGTAGCACTTCCCATCTCGTAA
- a CDS encoding GAF domain-containing protein: MTAIAKEKFKPYFDEIYRRADRVTEITIGGYFLFGLFLAFFYDTWLVGLGVGSLSLILYFGVKFLLRGKYVHHYVGSLVVAIFMAQFIYQMHGLFEMHFTAFVAVIVLMAYQNYKVFIPATIFIVMHHGIFAYIQYLGFVNNEETYQSVYFTQLDYMDLQTFLFHVGLVAVAVVIAASYSIYTRNRSKFLIQKMIESEEQADITKTNILFAKEIANSNYDKEFDLNEEDPLSSALMDMRESLKKSSIREEQERFTNKGLAELSNIIRDNGSNLKDLTYEVIEFLVKYMKLNQGGFFIVKEEGDDTFLELEGCYAYDRRKKINKKIQPGEGLVGQSYQEKDSIYLTEVPENYINIKSGLGDANPRSIIITPVKRDEYIEGIMELASFRVLKEYERDFLEKAGESIAVALNTAKVNQKTTELYQQSQQQTEEMRAQEEEMRQNMEELSATQEEMQRTQKDYEKMLVDAQNENEELRKQLASKL, encoded by the coding sequence ATGACCGCAATCGCAAAAGAAAAGTTCAAACCTTATTTTGATGAAATATATAGGAGGGCTGATAGAGTTACTGAAATTACCATTGGAGGATATTTCCTTTTTGGATTGTTTTTAGCCTTCTTCTATGATACTTGGCTGGTAGGACTCGGAGTGGGATCATTGTCTTTAATTTTATACTTTGGAGTGAAGTTTTTGCTCCGTGGAAAATACGTCCATCACTACGTAGGAAGCTTAGTTGTTGCTATTTTTATGGCTCAATTTATATATCAGATGCATGGGTTGTTTGAGATGCATTTTACAGCCTTTGTTGCGGTCATAGTTTTAATGGCTTATCAAAACTATAAAGTATTTATACCGGCTACAATTTTCATTGTAATGCACCACGGCATTTTTGCTTACATTCAGTATTTGGGTTTTGTAAATAATGAGGAGACCTATCAATCAGTTTATTTCACTCAGTTGGATTACATGGATTTGCAGACATTCCTTTTCCATGTTGGCTTGGTTGCTGTTGCTGTAGTAATTGCAGCGTCCTACTCTATATACACGCGAAACAGGTCAAAGTTTTTGATTCAAAAAATGATTGAAAGTGAAGAGCAAGCAGATATAACCAAAACCAATATCCTTTTTGCTAAAGAAATAGCCAATAGCAATTATGATAAAGAATTTGATTTGAACGAAGAAGATCCTTTAAGTAGTGCACTGATGGATATGCGAGAAAGCTTAAAGAAAAGTTCGATTAGAGAAGAACAGGAGCGTTTTACGAACAAGGGCTTGGCTGAACTATCCAATATAATTCGAGATAACGGTAGTAATCTTAAGGATTTGACTTATGAGGTTATCGAATTTTTGGTAAAATATATGAAGCTCAATCAAGGAGGATTTTTCATTGTAAAAGAGGAGGGGGATGATACTTTTCTCGAATTAGAAGGCTGTTATGCTTATGATAGAAGAAAGAAAATCAATAAAAAAATTCAGCCTGGAGAAGGTTTGGTTGGTCAGTCTTATCAGGAAAAAGACAGCATTTACCTTACTGAGGTTCCCGAAAACTATATTAACATTAAATCTGGGTTAGGAGATGCCAATCCGCGGTCTATAATAATTACCCCAGTTAAAAGAGATGAATATATTGAAGGGATAATGGAACTGGCGAGCTTTAGAGTATTAAAAGAATATGAAAGAGATTTCTTGGAGAAGGCAGGGGAGAGTATCGCAGTGGCTTTAAACACTGCCAAAGTGAATCAAAAAACCACCGAGCTCTATCAGCAATCTCAGCAACAGACAGAAGAAATGAGAGCACAGGAAGAGGAGATGCGTCAGAATATGGAGGAATTATCTGCGACACAGGAAGAAATGCAAAGAACTCAAAAAGATTATGAAAAGATGCTGGTTGATGCACAAAACGAAAATGAAGAATTAAGGAAACAATTGGCAAGTAAGCTTTAA
- a CDS encoding TlpA family protein disulfide reductase, with translation MRVALAGLLILSVLTGIGLIFWHQEWKFSRPTPIPAGYSSLQRGDSVSKTVLASLEIGEEDQAFIHFYNFDCPCSRFNIKEFQNLVIQYGSKVKFLAVLETVERNESEIEEFREKYSLGIDVHLDSEGVIASELGVYSTPQAVLIKNQQVYFSGNYNKARFCTTQNTKFASIALSAMVSDKEPPVFPELASIAYGCELPANGNTDTRIDKFFNFLNL, from the coding sequence ATGAGAGTAGCTTTAGCGGGTTTGTTGATCTTATCGGTCTTAACAGGGATAGGATTAATTTTTTGGCATCAAGAATGGAAATTTTCCAGACCCACACCCATACCAGCTGGATATAGCAGCCTTCAGCGTGGTGATTCAGTCTCAAAAACAGTTCTTGCTTCTTTAGAAATCGGGGAAGAAGATCAAGCTTTTATTCATTTTTACAATTTCGATTGTCCATGCTCTAGATTTAACATCAAAGAATTTCAAAACCTCGTGATCCAATATGGTTCAAAGGTGAAATTTTTAGCGGTGTTGGAAACTGTCGAAAGAAATGAAAGTGAAATTGAGGAGTTTAGAGAGAAATATAGTTTAGGTATAGATGTCCATTTAGATAGTGAAGGAGTAATAGCAAGCGAATTAGGAGTTTACAGCACACCGCAAGCGGTTTTAATAAAAAATCAGCAAGTGTATTTTAGTGGCAACTATAATAAAGCAAGATTCTGTACTACCCAAAACACCAAATTTGCAAGTATAGCACTGAGCGCAATGGTCAGTGATAAAGAACCACCAGTTTTCCCAGAATTGGCAAGCATAGCTTATGGTTGTGAGCTACCTGCAAATGGAAATACGGATACAAGAATTGATAAATTTTTTAATTTTTTAAATTTATGA
- the hpf gene encoding ribosome hibernation-promoting factor, HPF/YfiA family has translation MDITLEPVDFNISQELNDHMREMFNKLSKYNDQIVGIDLYLKSNANDEDKEKTVDAKVFLPGNDIFVSGKGDNFVSAAQDCYDVAKRHVRKAKEKVKDRQQHRPDKY, from the coding sequence ATGGATATTACTTTAGAACCTGTAGACTTTAATATAAGTCAAGAATTGAATGATCACATGCGGGAGATGTTCAATAAACTTTCAAAATACAACGATCAAATTGTTGGCATTGATTTGTATTTAAAATCAAATGCAAATGATGAGGATAAAGAAAAAACGGTTGATGCAAAAGTTTTTTTACCTGGAAATGACATTTTTGTCTCGGGTAAGGGTGACAACTTTGTTTCTGCAGCCCAAGACTGTTACGATGTTGCCAAAAGACATGTCAGAAAAGCTAAGGAAAAAGTGAAAGACAGACAGCAGCACCGACCTGATAAATACTAA
- a CDS encoding Fur family transcriptional regulator, with product MSMSKPVMKEILQRAKNILDEYLNDQHLRKTAERYSVLEEIYYLPQDEHIDVETLFLRMRNKEYTISRATVYNSIDLLVECGLVVKHNFKDKNALYEPALTYEHHDHLVCNDCLKIKEFLDPSIEDIKKRVGKSVGSDIKHHSLVFYGDCTIENCENLQRKQAVTD from the coding sequence ATGTCGATGTCTAAACCCGTGATGAAGGAAATTTTGCAGCGTGCAAAAAACATATTAGATGAGTATCTTAATGATCAGCATTTGAGGAAAACTGCCGAACGTTATTCTGTTTTAGAAGAAATTTATTATTTACCACAGGATGAACATATAGATGTAGAAACACTCTTCCTAAGAATGAGAAATAAAGAATACACTATTTCCAGAGCCACAGTTTATAATTCAATCGATCTTTTGGTGGAGTGTGGATTGGTGGTAAAGCATAATTTTAAGGATAAAAATGCACTCTATGAACCTGCTTTAACCTATGAACATCATGACCATTTGGTTTGTAATGACTGCTTGAAAATCAAGGAGTTTTTGGATCCAAGTATTGAGGATATCAAAAAAAGAGTTGGTAAGTCAGTTGGATCTGACATTAAACATCATTCGTTAGTTTTTTATGGAGATTGCACAATAGAGAATTGTGAGAATTTACAAAGAAAACAGGCCGTTACTGATTGA
- a CDS encoding heavy metal translocating P-type ATPase, with amino-acid sequence MSVSAAKLQDVECAHCGEKCDQELIESLGQNFCCQGCRMVYEILLENDLDNFYCVAESPGVSSKKRTRQNFEFLKDEAFADSLLDFKNDNISKVRFYIPAIHCSACIWLLEKLYKLHSGIISSRVDFNKKTVIISFNHEELTLLELVNILDSIAYTPDIQLEKSKSNTSPYRRIWLQIGIAGFVFGNSMLFSLPEYFGLDIFNEDIISKIFPYLNALLAIPVLLFAAQDYFKSAWGAIKQRQINMDVPISIGIFTLFSYSYYIILFQSGLGYLDSLSGLVFFLLLGKYYQQKTFDHLRFDRDIQSFFPLSVTKIQAQHEEQVLLNSILPSDILKIRNEEIIPADSLLISDEASIDYSFVTGESLPETKQKEDLIYAGGRLKGVSVLVQVKKRPSQSYLAQLWDDESIQDAAKAQVQSTADKISKYFTAVVLAIAFISLGSWLIIGSFESAIRAFTTVLIVACPCALALATPVTLGYAMRVLSKAGFFVKSTQSVEDLSKIDSIVFDKTGTLTYSDRAEVIFEGNMPEHKILAAVKTLFNQSKHPLSQIIYNWLPFYPSQEIVDYKEISGQGISANINGQIIKLGKKQFVDNQTTDFDKKSNSSQVFINVDGLTYGCFNVKHVFRENIGKLFTELSSSYHLNLLSGDQPAEKEYLKQWLAEDNMHFEQLPGDKKEFITKWQASNQKVMMAGDGLNDSAALRKSNFGLAITESTRQFSPACDGILLGENLRLLPNIMKFSKATFKLVIAGFILSFLYNVVGLSFAVQALLSPVIAAILMPISSFSVVLLATLGTRYLASKYLLQTKKDQYS; translated from the coding sequence ATGAGTGTATCAGCAGCGAAATTACAGGATGTAGAATGCGCACACTGCGGTGAGAAATGTGACCAGGAGCTCATAGAAAGCCTTGGCCAGAATTTCTGTTGCCAAGGTTGCCGCATGGTCTATGAGATTTTGCTGGAAAATGATCTGGATAATTTTTATTGCGTAGCTGAAAGTCCAGGTGTAAGTTCTAAAAAAAGAACTCGGCAAAATTTTGAATTTCTTAAAGACGAAGCTTTTGCCGATAGTTTACTTGATTTCAAAAATGATAATATCAGCAAGGTTAGATTTTACATTCCTGCCATTCACTGCAGCGCTTGCATTTGGCTATTAGAAAAGCTCTATAAGCTCCACTCTGGGATAATCAGCAGTAGAGTAGATTTCAATAAAAAAACAGTTATTATTTCTTTCAATCATGAAGAACTCACCTTATTGGAACTGGTTAATATTTTAGATTCAATAGCCTATACGCCTGATATCCAATTAGAGAAATCAAAATCTAATACCTCACCGTACAGAAGAATCTGGTTGCAGATTGGAATAGCTGGCTTTGTATTTGGTAATAGCATGCTATTTAGCTTACCGGAATACTTTGGACTCGACATATTCAATGAGGACATTATTTCCAAGATTTTTCCATACCTAAATGCCCTACTGGCAATTCCAGTATTGCTTTTTGCCGCACAGGATTATTTCAAATCTGCTTGGGGTGCAATCAAACAAAGACAAATCAATATGGATGTTCCAATTAGCATTGGCATATTCACTCTATTCAGTTATAGTTATTATATCATTTTGTTTCAATCTGGTTTGGGGTATTTAGATTCCTTATCAGGACTGGTTTTTTTCTTACTTTTAGGTAAATACTATCAACAAAAAACATTTGACCACCTTCGATTCGATAGAGATATTCAATCATTCTTCCCTCTATCTGTCACTAAAATTCAGGCTCAGCATGAAGAACAAGTATTACTTAACAGCATACTTCCATCTGACATCCTTAAAATCAGAAATGAAGAAATTATTCCGGCAGACAGTCTATTAATTTCAGACGAGGCCTCCATAGATTACAGTTTTGTCACAGGTGAATCTTTACCAGAAACCAAACAAAAAGAAGATTTGATTTATGCAGGAGGAAGGTTAAAGGGAGTATCTGTGTTGGTGCAAGTTAAAAAAAGACCCTCTCAAAGCTATCTAGCTCAACTTTGGGACGATGAATCAATTCAAGATGCTGCAAAAGCACAAGTTCAAAGTACGGCCGACAAAATTAGTAAGTATTTCACGGCTGTTGTTTTAGCTATTGCATTTATCTCTTTAGGAAGTTGGTTAATCATCGGTTCATTTGAAAGTGCCATCAGAGCTTTCACTACAGTTCTGATTGTGGCTTGCCCTTGCGCATTAGCACTGGCAACACCCGTAACTTTGGGCTATGCCATGAGGGTTTTGAGCAAAGCCGGTTTTTTCGTAAAAAGTACTCAATCTGTAGAAGATTTATCTAAAATAGATTCTATTGTTTTTGATAAAACGGGTACACTTACTTATTCTGACAGAGCTGAAGTAATTTTTGAGGGAAATATGCCAGAACATAAGATTTTAGCTGCTGTTAAAACTCTATTTAACCAGTCCAAGCACCCATTAAGTCAAATTATTTATAACTGGCTCCCTTTTTATCCATCTCAGGAAATCGTGGACTACAAAGAAATAAGTGGGCAAGGAATTAGTGCCAATATTAATGGACAAATTATCAAATTAGGTAAAAAACAATTTGTTGATAATCAAACTACAGATTTTGATAAGAAATCTAATAGTTCTCAAGTCTTTATCAATGTGGATGGTTTGACATACGGCTGCTTCAATGTAAAACATGTCTTCAGAGAAAATATTGGCAAATTATTTACGGAATTAAGCTCCTCATATCATTTGAACCTATTATCTGGAGACCAACCAGCCGAAAAAGAGTATTTAAAACAATGGCTAGCGGAGGATAATATGCATTTTGAACAATTACCTGGCGATAAGAAGGAGTTCATTACTAAATGGCAAGCATCAAATCAAAAAGTAATGATGGCCGGAGATGGTTTAAATGACTCTGCCGCTTTACGCAAAAGCAATTTCGGATTAGCCATTACAGAATCCACTCGGCAGTTCAGTCCTGCTTGCGATGGTATCCTTTTGGGTGAAAACTTAAGGTTACTTCCCAACATTATGAAATTTTCCAAAGCTACATTCAAATTAGTTATTGCAGGCTTTATTCTCTCATTCTTATATAATGTGGTAGGCTTGAGTTTTGCAGTACAAGCACTTTTATCACCTGTTATTGCAGCTATATTGATGCCTATAAGCTCTTTTTCAGTAGTGCTCCTAGCTACTCTGGGCACCCGGTATTTAGCTAGTAAATATCTACTACAAACTAAAAAAGACCAATATTCATGA
- the ccoS gene encoding cbb3-type cytochrome oxidase assembly protein CcoS: MNILVVLIIVSLIVATGFLVAFVWAVRSGQFDDASTPSYRMLWDDAVTKKENKSSNQSTNHKQESHGN, encoded by the coding sequence ATGAACATACTAGTAGTACTAATAATCGTGAGTTTGATAGTAGCGACAGGTTTTTTGGTAGCTTTTGTTTGGGCTGTTCGAAGTGGGCAGTTCGATGATGCCTCCACACCTTCCTACAGAATGCTGTGGGACGATGCCGTCACAAAAAAAGAAAATAAATCAAGTAATCAATCAACAAATCATAAACAAGAATCACATGGAAATTGA
- a CDS encoding cytochrome C oxidase Cbb3, protein MFKYYFETIENVEIFPIISLSIFFIFFIGLIWWVIRADKSYINKMKSLPMEEDNVTYQNDSTDEKSH, encoded by the coding sequence ATGTTTAAGTACTATTTCGAAACAATTGAAAATGTGGAAATATTTCCCATCATTTCGCTGAGTATATTCTTTATTTTCTTTATCGGCCTGATTTGGTGGGTGATAAGAGCAGATAAAAGCTATATCAATAAGATGAAGTCCTTACCCATGGAAGAGGATAATGTTACATACCAAAATGATTCTACAGATGAAAAAAGTCACTAA
- a CDS encoding c-type cytochrome gives MKKVTKKIWSSLFLLGLGITPLFAQVEEAVEEMEIETVTMWEQLMQSEQGRLLLLIGGLLVVLIVLMVILAVLMLKTAEIILNKKAAEKGEVRISFFKQFKQRWITGKFKPVDKQGDMMLDHDYDGIKEMDYGMPPWLRYVFIGTFIFALFYVPAFLIFDIIPDQQTEYQASIEEAALKAEARTKAGMVQITAETAELQTDEAVMKAGQILYKKNCAVCHADDGGGGVGPNLTDEYWIHGNDIKGVFTTVSEGVPAKGMIPWKGNMSPKQIQDVSNYILSLVGSTPASPKEPQGEIRKQLQAEERIEENVDELPEVETVEQ, from the coding sequence ATGAAAAAAGTCACTAAAAAGATATGGAGCAGCCTTTTCCTTTTAGGATTGGGCATCACCCCACTCTTCGCACAGGTAGAAGAGGCGGTGGAAGAAATGGAAATTGAAACAGTTACGATGTGGGAACAACTCATGCAATCAGAACAGGGACGCCTATTACTTCTAATCGGAGGCCTATTAGTAGTTCTTATTGTTTTAATGGTTATTCTAGCAGTCTTAATGCTGAAAACTGCAGAAATTATCCTTAATAAAAAAGCAGCTGAAAAAGGAGAGGTTCGTATAAGCTTCTTTAAACAATTCAAGCAAAGATGGATCACTGGCAAGTTTAAGCCCGTTGATAAACAAGGAGATATGATGTTAGATCATGATTATGACGGCATCAAAGAAATGGACTATGGAATGCCACCTTGGCTTCGCTATGTTTTTATTGGTACTTTCATTTTTGCTTTATTTTATGTTCCAGCTTTTTTGATTTTCGATATTATTCCTGATCAACAAACCGAATATCAAGCGTCAATTGAGGAAGCGGCATTGAAAGCAGAAGCCCGCACAAAAGCAGGAATGGTTCAAATCACAGCAGAAACAGCTGAATTACAGACTGATGAAGCCGTAATGAAAGCAGGACAGATTCTGTACAAAAAGAATTGTGCCGTTTGTCATGCTGATGATGGTGGCGGTGGTGTTGGCCCAAATCTGACTGATGAATACTGGATACATGGAAATGATATCAAGGGCGTTTTTACTACTGTGTCAGAAGGTGTGCCTGCCAAAGGAATGATTCCCTGGAAAGGTAACATGAGTCCTAAGCAAATACAGGATGTATCGAACTACATCTTGAGTTTGGTAGGAAGTACCCCTGCTAGTCCTAAAGAGCCTCAAGGTGAGATTAGAAAGCAATTACAAGCTGAAGAACGCATTGAGGAAAATGTGGATGAATTGCCAGAGGTTGAGACAGTGGAACAATAG